The nucleotide window GCGTCCTGGTCCTTTCCGAGGACGACGACGTCGGCGAGCCGCTCGCGACGCTGCTCCGGCGCGCGGGATACACCGTCCTGGGAGCGGACGGCCGGGACGGGGCCGGGCTCCTGGCCCCGGGGGGCGGGCCCTGCGACGCGCTGATCCTGGACCGCGACCTCCCGTCCGAACAGTACACCCGGATCCTCGATCTCCTGGCCCCCTTCGCCGGCCCCGCCTCGTTTCCACTCCTGGTGCTCGGCGGCGGCCCGTCCCCCGTTGTTCCGGCCGGCTGGCACGAGGACGCCTTCGCCTCGGTCGCGCGCCCTCCGCAGCCGGGGGAGATCCTGGCGACGCTCCTCTTCCTGCGCCGCCTGGTCTTCTACCGCCGCTACCGCGACCTCGTGCACGATCTCGCCCAGCCGGTCACGACCATCCACGCCCTCAGCCGCAGCATCGCGAGGCTCAGGCCGGAGGACGAGACCGCCCGGCAGACAATCGATCGCTTCGCGGTCGAGGCCGAGCGTCTGATGGTGCTGCTGGAGACGTTCCAGAGAAATCGCGGCCCGGCTACTTCCTGAGCAGTCCCTTCAGGTCCATGTTCCGGATGAGGCGGTGCAGGTAGTTGGGATGCACGTCCAGGAGGCGCGCGGTCTCGACGTAGTTGCCCCCCGCCTCCTTGAACGCCTTCACGATGAGCTGCTTCTTGGTCTCCTGGAGAGACTCGTGGTACCGGGTGACGGGCGGCCCCCCCGGCGGCCCGGCCTCGAGGACGCTCTCGGGCAGATCTTCCGGCCGGATCATTTCGCCCGACCCCAGGACCACGGCGCGCTCGATGGCATTCTCCAGCTCGCGCACGTTCCCGGGCCATTCGTAGCGCATCAGGCAGTCGAGCGCCCCGCCCGAGATCCCGGCGATCCTGCGGTTGCAGCGCTCGCCGTACTTCGACGCGAAGTAGCGCGCCAGCAGCGGAATGTCCTCCCGGCGCGCGCGCAGGGTCGGCATCTCGAGCGCCACGACATTGATGCGGTAGAACAGGTCCTCGCGAAAGCCTCCGGTCCTGGTCATCTCCTTCAGGTCGCGGTTGGTGGCGGTGATGAGACGCACGTCCACCTTGATCGGCCGGGTTCCGCCCACCCTCTCGAAGACGTGCTCCTGCAGGACGCGCAGGAGCTTCGCCTGCAGCGCCGGGGCCAGCTCCCCCACCTCGTCCAGGAACAGCGTCCCCCCGTCGGCGACCTCGATCTTCCCCTTCTTCTGCAGGACCGCCCCGGTGAACGCCCCGCGCTCGTGGCCGAACATCTCGCTCTCCAGGAGCGTCTCCGCCAGGGCCGCGCAGTTGATGGCGACGAAGGGCCTGGCGGCCCGCGGGCTGTTCTGATGGAGGGCACGCGCGACCAGCTCCTTGCCGGTGCCGCTCTCGCCCGTGATCAGGACGGTCGAATCGGTGGGGGCCGCCTTGGCCACGAATCCGAGCACGGCGGCCATCGCGGAGCCCTCCCCCACCATGTTGTGCGACACCTCGGCGTCCTGCCGCAGGCGACGGTTCTCCCCCTCGAGCCACTCGATCTGCCGCGCGTTCTCGAGCGCCACCGAGGCGATCCCCGCGACCGCGGTCAGGAGCTCGAGATGCCCCTCGTCGAAACGTATCTTGGGGCGGCTCGTGTCGAGGTACACGACACCGAGGGGCCTCGCGCCGAACGACAGCGGCACGGCGAGCACCGAGTGGACGTCCGCCCCCAGGAGGCTCTGGGACGCCCCGAAGTCGTCGCTGTCGCGCACGTCGTTGCACAGGATCGACACCCGCTCGCGCAGGACGCGCAGCACGATGGTCCGGCTGACCCGGATGCCCTGGACCGGACCGGCGTCCTTTTCCAGGCCGAAGGTCGAGGCGATCTCGTCCGACCCCCTGCCGGCGAGGAGCACGGCGCCGCGCTCGGCCGGGACGACCTCGAAGAGCGACTCCAGGAGCGCGCGTTCGAGCGCCTGCACCCCCTGGATCGAGTTGATCGCGGTGTTGATGCGCAGAAGCGCCGACAGGTCCCGCTCCACCCGTCCCGACGACGGTGAGGACGCCGCGGGACTCCTCGAGGCGGCCGTCCTCGACAGCTCGATCGTCGACCCCGTGACCATCCCCTGCTCTTTCAGCTCCACCGGGGCGCCCGCGGGGACTGGCTCGTTCTCCAGCAGGAGGACGAGGAAGATGGAGTCGCCGATGCGGACCTGATCGCCGTGCAGGAGGGGGCGTTCCTTCACAGGGACGCCGTTCACGAACGTTCCGTTGTGGCTTCCCAGGTCGGTGACGGTCACCCCCGCCCCCTGCCTCTCGAAGACGCAGTGCCGGCGGGACACCCACATGCTTTGAAGGCAGATCTCGTTCGTGGCGTCGCGCCCCACGCCGGTGCGGACGGCGCCCAGGGAGATGACCGTGCCTTGCCGCGGTCCCGCCACAGCCGCGAGTTTCGGTTCCATGGGTTCGGAAATTATACCCAATCGGATAGTCCTTCTATCCGATTGGATAGCGGATGGGCGGCGATTTTCCGCACCGCCCTCCCCTCCCCCCGGCGGGCGGATCCCATCAACCCCGCGCATTTCCACGGGTTCCGGCGATCGCGCCAGGGCCCTCGGCAATCGGGGAGGGACTGGCACGTCACTTGCCTTAGAGAAGCGCAACGACGAAGGGTGGACAGCCTCCGGAGGTTGTCGGTTCAATGCTGGCGCTCTTCACACGAAGGAAGGGGCGGTGTCATGCACAGGAAAGAGGCCGGAAGCGGTCGGGTGGCAGGAGGGGGGGCCCGCTTCCGGTCGTTCGTGCACTCCCTCGAAGACGTGCGGGGTGTCGATTTGATGGCCGAGGCCTGCCCGTTCGAGGAGCACTGTGATGCCGCTCCGAACGGCGAGCCGGGATTCAGGGCCCTGGCGGCGGCGCGACGCTTCGGCTCGTCGCGGCCCTATCTCAGGGGGCGCCGTCCGATGGCGTTCGCGTGCTCTGTGGTTCAGGGGCCGGCCTGCTGGGCCTGTCCCCTGGCGGCGCAGACACCGTCGATTGCGACTCCTTTCGGGACGATTCGACCGGCTTCCGGGGAACGGTTTTCGCCTGCGACGCGGCCGATCCCGGTGCCGCAGGGGCCACGGCGCCCGGCCGTCCTGCCGGCGTCTGCGGTCCCGCGGGTGCCGCCGCTGCAACGGGAGCACGAGCCTCTCCTGCGGGCGGCCGGCTCGCAATCATCTGGGCGACGAACGATTCCATAGTCTTCGCCGGGATCGAAGCGTGCACGACGATGCCGGGGCCGCCCTGGCTGATACGGATGCCGTCGAGGAGCTCGAGCCATTCCCTGGCCTCGTCCCGCGAGGCGCCGACCCGGCCGAGGGCGACCAGGCCGCGGGCGGCGTCGGCGAGCATCCTGGCGTTCGCCTCGGCATCCGCGCGGCCGAAGAGATCGAGGTCCACCGTGTCTCCGGCCACGCCGCGGAAGGCGATCGACACCAGCGACTGGACCGGTGCGGAGTTGAAAGTCAGGCCGGACAGATCGGTCGGTCCGGGAGCGTCCTTGAGCAGCGACTGCAGGCTCCTGCAATCGATCGCACCCCAGAACTGCGCCTCCTGCCGCACCTCCTCGAGGGGCGTCAGGATCGTCGGGCTTCCGTCCAGGCCGTGTCCGCGGGACTTTTCATTCGCCAGCATCGTCTCGAGCACGCTCTTCGGCCCCAGCGCGATGCTGCCGTCCTTGAGGAGCACGACGCTGAAGTCCAGGGTGCCGACCTCGACCAGGGTCAGGAGTTTGTCCCCTCCCAGGGCCTCCCGAACCTTGGCGCCGTCGAACGTGCCTTCCGCGAGCACGCCATACGCGATGGTGTGAGCGGGCCCGGGTACGACCGCCAGGCTCAGCCGGTCGAGGGTCGCCAGGAAGTCCGGGCCCAGGCGGTGCACGATCTCCGTGACGATTCCCCCGTCTCGACCGGAGAGCGCGGCCATGTCCTTCAGCCAGGGAGTGTCGGGGTGAAGCGCGCGGATCTTCCTGACCTCCATGACCACCAGGGCGGCGGTCTCCCGCGGGTAGGTCCCGAGAGCGCTCGAGCGCACCAGGCCCGCCGCCCCCTTCCGGCCCCCGCAGCCCGGGGCAGCCGCCAGCAGAGCGAGCGCTATCGCGAGGACCGCGTGACGTTTCGTTCTCATCGTGTCCTTCCCTCCGGGGCGGGCGCGGTCGAAGCCGCGCGGGCGTCCCTCAGTAGTCCTTGCGCGAAAAATAGACGACCGCGGCGGCCAGCGCCACGGCACCCGACGCGACCGAGCCGAGAACAGAGCCCCACGCGACTCCCCCGTCGTGCCGGATGAGGGTCATCGTCGACCGCACGAAGTCGTAGCTCTGCGGCAGGGCATGGTACAGCGTCTCCACGGTCGCCTGCGCCAGGAAACGCGCCACCCGCGACGTGATCAGGAGCGGCCAGTCGCGGTTGGCGTGCGGAAGGCGGACGAGGAGGCTCACGAAGAACAGGGCCGCCGTGATCATGATCGACACCGTGGTGGAGCGCAGGAGAACGCCGACCAGCACCATGAAGGCGAAGAGGCAGGCGAAGAAGAGGGACATCAGGAGACCGGACAGGACGAAGCCGCCGTTCCAGACTCCGGTCTTGAGCCCCAGGATGGCCGCCAGGCCGCAGGTGAGATACAGAAGATTGAGCGATGCCGTCAAAAGCCCCCCGGCATAGCGCGACAGGAGCAGGGCCGGTCGCGTGACCGGCTTCGACAGCAGGAGATCGATCGCCCCCTTCTCGAGCATGCGCGGCACCAGGCTCGCCGTGGCGAAGACCGACATCAGGATGGCGAGCGGGAACAGCAGGAACGCCACGCCGAGCTGCACGTAGCGCACGAACGTCTCCGCCGTCAGGCCGCCCATCCCCGCCACGTCCGGGTCGTCCCCCAGCCGGAAGCCGTGCGGCGACGTGCTCCCCTGCATCCCCGCCACCGACAGCGAGGCGATGACTCCGCCCGCGACGTCGGTCCTGAGCGCGAGGAGGAAGAACAGCAGGACGAGCGTGACGATGCCGAAATAGACGATGATCGTCCGGCGGTACAGGAGCTCGCGCCCGGTGTCGAGAAGAATCGCGGCGAACCTCACTGCGGCTCCCCTTCCTCGAGGACACGGACGAAGACCTCTTCGAGGCTGTCCCTGCGGGGCAGGACCGAGACGATCTCGAGGCCGCGGCTCCGCAGCGCGTCGATCGCCCGGTTCAACGCGGGAACGTCCCCCGAAAGTTCCAGCCCGGCCGCCGCGGGCCGCAGATCCGGCACGCTCGACAGGACGGCGTCCAGGACCCCCGGCGCCGCGGGACGCAGGTCGATCTGCCAGGCGCTCCGCGGCCGGGTCAGGTCGGAGACCAGTCCCTCGCGCAGGAGGACTCCCTCCTTCAGGATGGCCACCCGATCGCACAGCCGCTCCACCTCCGACAGCAGGTGCGAGTTCAGGAAGATCGTCGCGCCCCTCTCCCTCTGCTCCAGCAGGAGGTCGCGGATCTCGCGCCGTCCTATCGGGTCGACCCCGTCGGTCGGCTCGTCCAGGATCAGCAGGTCCGGCTCGTTGAGGATCGCCTGGGCCATGCCCAGGCGCTGCATCATCCCCTTGGAGTACTTGTGCACGCGCACGGAGCGCCACTCCTCCATGCGCACGCGCCGGAGCAGCGTCTCGACCCGCCGCGAGCGCTCGCCCCCCCTGAGACCGGACAGTCGGCCGAAGTGGTGCAGGAGCTGCTCCCCCGTCAGGTGGGCGGGGTAGCGGTGGTTCTCGGGCAAATAGCCGATGCGCTCCTTCGCACGCACGTCGCCGGGGGGACGGCCTAGGACGGACGCCCGGCCCGAGGTCGGGAAGGCGATCGCCAGGAGCAGCTTGACGAGAGTGGTCTTGCCGGCTCCGTTCGGCCCCAGGAGACCGAACGTGCGGCCGCGCGGGACCGTGAGGTCGAGCCCGCGCAGCGCCACGACCCCGGCGCGCGCGAACGGCGCGCGGTAGGTCTTGGCCAGGGACACGCAGGCGAGGGCGGGAGCGGCGGCGTCCGTCGGAGATCCTCCGCCTACATCCCCATGATGTGGTAGCCGTTGTCCACGAAGATCACCTCGCCGGTGATGCCGCGCGACAGGGGGGAGCAGAGGAACAGCGCCGCGTCCCCCACCTCGGCCGGCTCGGTGTTGCGCGGCAGCGGCGATCGCTCGCGCACGATCGACAGCATCTTGGTGAATCCCGGCACGCCGCGCGCCGCGAGAGTGCTGATCGGTCCGGAGGAAATGCCGTTGACGCGGATGTTCTTCTTGCCGAGGTCGTGCGCCAGGTAGCGGATGCTCGCCTCGAGAGCCGCCTTGGCCACGCCCATGACGTTGTACCCCGGCACGACCTTCTCGGATCCGAGGTAGGTCAGGGCGAGGATGCTGCCCCCCCCTTCCATGAGGGAGGAGGCGCGCTGCGCCAGGGCCACGAGGGAGTAGGCGCTGATGTCGAGCGCCGTCTTGAAACCCTCGCGCGAGGTGGCCAGGCACTCGCCGTCGAGGTCCTCCTTGCGGGCGAACGCGACGCAGTGCACCAGGGCGTCGAGCCGGCCGAAATCCTGCTTCACCTTCGCGAACAGGCCGTCGATCTCGTCGTCCCGGGTGACGTCGCAGGGGTGGACGACCGACCCCTCGAGCGTCGCGGCGAGGGAGCGCACGTTCTCCTCCAGGCGGTCCCCCTGGTAGTTGAACGCCAGTCGCATCCCCTCGCGGTGCAGGGCCTCGGCGATGCTCCAGGCGATGCTGCGCTTGTTGGCGACCCCGACGATGAGACCCTTCTTCCCTTCCAGGAGCATGCCGCGTCCCCTCCCACGAAAACCCTCAGACGACTCCGGTGACCCCCTCGCCGCCCGGGCGGGGGCCGATCGGGGCCGGCGCCCGGGTCTCGATCGGGGCGGGCTGCAGCGACTGCGCCGCCTCCACGATCGCCCCCTCCAGGACGTCGAGCCCCTCCTCCAGCTGCTCCTCGGTGATCACCAGGGGCATCAGCGTCCGGATGACGTTGCCGTAGGTCCCCGCGCCGATGACGATGAGACCACGCTCGTAGCACAGCCGCACGATGCGGTTCACCAGCTCTTTCGCCGGCTCCTTCGTGGCGCGGTCCTTGACGAACTCGATCGCCCGCATCGCCCCGACGCCGCGCACGTTGCCGACGGACGGGCACTTCTTCCACAGCGCCTCGAACCGGTCGCGGACCTTCTCCCCGATCCGGGCCGCTCTCTCGGCGAGGGTCTGCTTCTCGATCGTCTCGATCACCGCCAGGGCCGCCGCGCAGGCCACGGGGTTGCCGCCGAAGGTGCCGCCGAGGCTCCCCTCCATCGGCGCGTCCATGATCTCGGCCCGGCCGGTGATCGAGGACAACGGCAGGCCCGCGGCGATCGATTTCGACGCGATCAGGATGTCCGGCTCGATCCCCCAGTGCTCGCAGGCCCACATCTTCCCCGTGCGCCCGAACCCGGTCTGCACCTCGTCGGCGATCACCAGGATGTCGTACTTGCGGCAGATGTTGACCAGGATCGGGTAGTACTCCTGGGGCGGCATGATGAAGCCCCCCTCCCCCATGACCGGCTCGACGATGAGGGCCGCGACCGAGGCCGGATCGACGTAACGCTTGAAGAAGTCCTCCAGGAACGTGCCGCACTCGATGTTGCACCCCGGGTAGCGCTTCCCCCACGGGCAGCGGTAGCAGTAGGAGAAGGGCATCCTGTGGATCTCGGCGGCGTACGGTCCGAAGTGGTCTTTATAAGGATGGACCTTGCTGGTCAGGGACATGGCCAGGAGGGTGCGACCGTGGAAGGCGTCCTCGAAGCAGACGATCGCGGACCGGCGGGTGAAGTTGCGCGCCACCTTGACGGCGTTCTCGACCGCCTCGGCCCCGGAGTTGGCGAAGAAGGTCTTCTTCTGGAACGACCCGGGGGTGATGCGGTTCATGACCTCGGCCAGCCTGATGTACGGCTCGTTCATCGTGACATGGAAGCAGGAGTGGATGTATTTCTCGGCCTGCTGCTGGATCGCCCGGACGACGCTCTTCGGCGCGTGGCCGGTGTTGAGCACGCCGATGCCGCCGGCGAAGTCGAGGTAGCGGTTGCCGTCCACGTCCTCGAGCACGGCCCCTTCGCCACGGGCGATGAACAGGGGCGTGATGTTGTAGGGGCCGCGGGGCACCGCGGCCTGGCGGGCCCTCAGAAGCTCCTGCGAGCGCGGACCCGGTATCGCGGTCTTCAGGACGATGTGCTTCGTCATTCCTGCGATTCCTTACTTGAGGTCGCTCCAGCGGTAAGGGTACCAGTACGGCTTCGCCTCGATCTTGTAGTCCATGTGGACGTGCTTCGGCTCCCGGAAGGCGTCCAGCCCCTCGATGCCGAGCTCCCGGCCGATGCCGCTCTTGCGCATGCCGCCGAACGGTGCGGCGTCATTGTCTGTCAACGGATCGTTGATCCAGAACGTTCCCGCGTGGACATTCTCCATCGCGTACATGGCGTATTCGAGATTGTTGGTGTAGATGTTCGCCCCCAGGCCGTACTCCGAGTCGTCCGCCAGGCGCACGGCTTCTTCGATTCCCTTGACAGGCATGATCGGGGCGATCGGGCCGAACGTCTCGGACTTCATGATCGACATCTTATGGCTGACATTCGTCAGGACGGTGGGCTCGAAGAAGTACCCCTTCTTGAGGGCCGGCGGCCGCCGCCCGCCGCACATCACCCGGGCCCCCTGCGACACCGCCTCCTCGATCCTGGCCTCGATCTGCTTCCGGTGCGCCTCGCGGATGAGCGGCCCGCAGTCGATGTCCGGCCCCATCGGGTTCCCGAGCCTCAGCTTCTTCGCCAGGGCGACGAACTTCTTCGTGAACTCCTCATAGACCCTCTCGAACACGTAGAAGCGCTCCCCCGAGGTGCAGACCTGCCCCATGTTGAGGAACGCCGCCCAGACGGCGCCGCGCGCCGCGACCTCGAGATCGACGTCGTCGCAGACGATGAACGGGTCGTTGCCGCCCAGCTCGAGGTTCAGCTTCTTGAGGTGGGGCGCCGCGGCCGTCGATATCGCCTTGCCGGTGGCGATGCTCCCCGTGAAGGCGATGAGCTGGACGTCGGGATGCACGACCAGGGGATCGCCGACCTCGGTCCCGAAGCCGGTGAGGATGTTCACGACCCCCTTGCCGAAGATCCCGAGATCCTCGGCCAGCATCAGGGTCGACAGAGGGGTCTCGTTCGACGGCTTGATGACGACGGTGTTGCCCGCCGCCAGGGCCGGCGCCAGCTTCCAGGTCAGGAGGAGGAGCGGGTAGTTCCAGGGGACGATGGCGACGACGACGCCGTACGGCTCCTTGCGGACGAAGTTGATCTGGTGCCGGAAGACCGGCGAGGGGACCTTTCCCCCCTGGTCGCGCGCCAGCTCGCCGTAGTAATCGAAGCAGGCGGCGCACCATTCGACCTCGTCCAGGTTCTCGATGAGCGGCTTCCCTCCCTCGAGGGTGAGCCGCCGCGCCACCGCCATCGCCTTCCCCCGCAGGCGCGTGGCGAAGTCGTGCATGAGGGCCGCCCGCTCGATTCCGGGGACGCCGCGCCAGTCGCCGAACGCCTCGGCGGCGGACTCCACCGCCAGATCGGCGTCTTGGGCATTGGCGCGCGGCACTTCGTCGATGATCTCTTCGGTGGCGGGATTGTCGATCGGGAAGCACTTCTTCGAGACGCTCCCGGTCCATTGGCCGTCGATCCACATGCGCTGCATGGCGCATTATACCCCTGCGTATCCGCGGGACAGGAAGGGTCAGCCGTTCCGGCCCGCGAGGGCCGCGTCCAGCGACTCGACCAGGCGGTCGAGGAGCTCTTCCGGGATGTTGAGCGGCGGCTCGACGCGGATGACCCGCGGCCGGTTCAGGGCATAGGCGACCAGGACGCGCTTCTCGTAGAGCACCTCGGTGACCGTGGCCCCGAGCGCCTCGTCGCGCATCTCGATGCCGATGAGCAGACCCTTCCCCCGGACTTCGTCGATCGCCCACGGATGCTTGCGTTGCAGCGATCGAAGCCGGTCCAGGAGGAGGGCGCCGAGGCGGGCGGAGCGCTCGCTCAGGCGGTCGCGCACGGTGATCTCGATCGCCTTGGCGGCGGCGGTGGCCGCGAGCGGGTTGTTCCCGAACGTCGACGAGTGCCACATCGGGTTGGCGTGGAACGACGCGAAGATCTCGTCCGTCGTCGTGAACGAGCCGCAGGGGACGACTCCGCCGGACAGCGCCTTCGCCAGGCAGAGGATGTCCGGCACGACGTTCCAATGGTTCACCCCGAACAAGGCGCCGGTGCGGCCGAGCCCGGTCTGCACCTCGTCCGCGATCAGGAGGACGCCGTTCCTGGTGCAGGTCTCGCGGACGCGCGGCCAGTAGTCGTCGGGGGGCACGATGACGCCCCCCTCCCCCTGCACCGGCTCGAGGATGACGGCGGCGGTGTCCTTCCGCATCGCCTTGTCGATGGCCGCGGCGTCCCCGTACGGCACGAACGACACGTCCTGCAGGAGCGGCTGGAACGGCTCGCGGAACACCGGGCGGCCGGTGACCGACAGGCTGCCCATCGACTTGCCGTGGAACGAGTTCTCGGTCGAGATGAATCCTCGTTTCTTCGTGTACAGGCGCGCGAGCTTGAGGGCCCCCTCCACCGCCTCGGTGCCGCTGTTGCAGAAGAAGGTCCGCTTCAGTCCGCCGGGGGCCACCTCGGCGAGCCGGCGCCCCGCCTCGGCCGTGATCGGGTTGACCAGGTACTGGCTGTGCAACGGCATCCGGTCGAGCTGGTCCTTGACGGCGCGCACCACTTCCGGGTGCCGGTGCCCCAGGGAGAAGATCCCGTAACCGCCGAGACAGTCGATGTACTCGTCGCCGTAGATGTTCCGGATCACCGAGCCCTCGCCGCTCCACTCGACCTGGGCGCGATCGCGGTCACGGTCGCGTGTCTTCGGGAAGCGGCGCAGGTAGGCGTTCCAGTTGTCGATCCCCTCCGCGGCGATCGCCTCCTGCTCGGCGCGGGTCAGGTCGCGTTCGATCGGCAGCTTCACGAAAGGCTCTTCAGCGTGTCGTCGAGATGCCCCAGGACCTCGTCGATCAGCTTCCTGGGGATCGACAGAGCCGGCTCGATCCGGATCGTCTTGGCGTTCAGGAGCGTGCCGGCCACCAGGACGCCGCGACGGAACAGCCCGGCCGCCACGGAGTAGCCGAACTCGGTGTTGTCGAACTCGACGCCGATCAGGAGCCCCTTGCCGCGCACGTCGACGAGGTGCTCGGGGTAGCGGGACTGGATGTCGCGCAGCCCCGCCAGGAAGTACTCCCCCGACACGGCGGCCTGGCCCGGCAGGTCCTCTTCCAGGGTCACATTGATCGCGGCGATCCCGGCGGCGCAGGCGAGCGGATTGCCGCCGAAGGTCGACGAGTGCAGGAACGGGTTGGCCTCAAGGACTTTCCAGATCTCCGGCGTCGAGATGAAGGCGGACAGCGGCATCACCCCGCCCCCGAGCGCCTTCCCCAGGCACATGATGTCCGGGATCACGTCCCAGTGCTCGACCCCGAACAGCTTGCCGGTGCGCCCCATGCCGGTCTGCACCTCGTCGGCGATCAGGAGGACGTCGTACTCGTCGCAGATCTCCCTCAGGCGCGGCCAGTAGTCGTCGGGGGGTACGATCGCCCCCGCCTCCCCCTGCACCGGCTCGGCCACCACGGCCGCGATGTCCAGCCCCACGTCGCGCGCCTTCTTGAGCTGCCACTCGACCTCGTCGGCGTCGCCGAACTCCACGAAATAGACGTCCTGCAGGAGAGGCTCGAAGGCCACCCGGTACTCCGCCTTGCCCATGAGCGACAGCGATCCGTACGACTTGCCATGAAAACCACGGATCGTGGAGATGAATCCGGACTTCTCCGTGTAGAGCCGGGCCAGCTTCATCGCCCCTTCGACCGCGTCGGTGCCGTTATTGATGAAGAAGCACTTCTGGAGATTGCCGGGGGCGATCTCCCCCAGGAGCTCCGCCAGCGCCCCGCGCAGGGGGTCGAGCAGCTCCTGGCTGGACAACGGCATCCGATCGAGCTGGCTGCGCACCGCCTCGACGATCTTCGGGTGACGGACGCCGGCGCTGTAGATCCCGAAGCCGCCCAGGCAGTCGATGTACTGCCGCCCCATGATGTCTTCGATGTAGGAGCCCTGGCCGGTCCATTCGATCGCGGCGTACTGCTCGGCCTCCGCCACCGACTTGCGGTACTCCAGGAATCCGGAGTTGAAATAGGCGTTGAACGACTTGACCGTCTCCTTGACGACGGTCTTCTTCCTGGCCAGGTTCAGCTTGTTGGCGTTGGCGATGATGTTGAGCCAGCGCTGCGACTCCTTGATGACCTTTTCGGCCGTGAAGCGCCGCGCGCCGCGTCGCGCCCTCGCCTTGGCAGCCGCCTTCAGGCTCTTGCGGACGGCGGCGCGTTTCTCAGGAGCGCTCACCGGCATCGGGTCGGCGCTCCGCGGGGCCACCTTCATCGTCACCGTCGGCGGCGGATCCCCCTTGCGGGCGCCGTTGCCGGCCGGCTTGCCGGCGGACGCCAGGCGGACGTTCGACAGGAGCACCACGTCTCCGCCGCCGCTCCCCCCCTTCGATCTCATGTCCCGCTTCATTGTGTTTTTCATATGAGGCCTCTTTCGTTCCAGCGAATCCAGAAAAGACAAGACTCCCCCCCGGGCTCCATGAGCCAAGACAGCGACCTGTGTTGGACGGCCCTGAGGCCTTTGTCGGGGTGTCGCCGGCTTGGGCGAGGCTTACTAGGTGTCGGTCAGGAACGGCCGGGTCTTGCGGAGACTGCCGGCGGGTCCCCTCAGGAGGATCCGACGCCCCTGGATGACGGCGGAAACCGGTCGGCCTGGCCGTCGATTCCGGACTGTGCGGGGGCTTGTGAGCATGTGAAAGACTCCTGAAGGTGAGGAGATTGTAATTGCCCGGGCCGATCCTCGTCAAGGCGGGGTCCGGCGCATGACCCTGGCATGCGGGTCCCGGTCGGGACGGAGCCCCGTTCACGGGATCGTTGAAGTAATCATAAAGCGCTGACACAAATAGATTTAGGTCGATGGCAATGGCCAGGGGCACCGGTTTGCTTTCCGGTCTCTCCTACATCATATTTACCCGGCTTCTGGAGCTTCAGGCCGCGCGCGGCCGGGATGCAGATGACGACCTCGCCGGAGCCTAGCAGTCCCCTGGCGCGAGCCCTCAAACAGCTGGCGACCGCCACCAAGGTCCTGTCGTTCTACCCCGCGCAGCACCCGACTGTCGTGTCGGCCCTCGACAAGGCGGCCCTCCTGCTGAAAGAGGCGATGTCTGACACGGAAGCCCTGACGGTGGGCGTGAGCGAGACATCCTTCCTTCTGGACGGCGCGCCGCTGGCGGAGGGGGATCGGATCCTGGCCGGCTTCGCCAGCTATCTCAGCCGGAGGGATCTCGGCGCGCTCCTGTTCCGCTCACCGATCGAGGGGGACTCGCTGAAGGGGTTCCTCGAGGTCATCGCCCTCGATCCGGGGACGCTGCGGGCCAGAGGCGGCCCCAGGAAGAGCCTGGAGGAGAGGCGGCTCGGCGGGATCGCCGTCATCGAGTTCGACGCCTCGGCGGCCCTCAAGTCGGCCCGCACCGACACCGGCGACGCCCCGGTGGAGGAGAAGCCGAAGCAGAGCCTGAGCTGGAGCGACCTTCTGGCCCGCTACCTGGCCGGACGAGGACCGCTCCCCCCCGGCGGCCAGCATCTGATCCGCCGCGTCGCCGGCGAC belongs to Candidatus Dormiibacterota bacterium and includes:
- a CDS encoding ABC transporter permease subunit gives rise to the protein MRFAAILLDTGRELLYRRTIIVYFGIVTLVLLFFLLALRTDVAGGVIASLSVAGMQGSTSPHGFRLGDDPDVAGMGGLTAETFVRYVQLGVAFLLFPLAILMSVFATASLVPRMLEKGAIDLLLSKPVTRPALLLSRYAGGLLTASLNLLYLTCGLAAILGLKTGVWNGGFVLSGLLMSLFFACLFAFMVLVGVLLRSTTVSIMITAALFFVSLLVRLPHANRDWPLLITSRVARFLAQATVETLYHALPQSYDFVRSTMTLIRHDGGVAWGSVLGSVASGAVALAAAVVYFSRKDY
- a CDS encoding enoyl-ACP reductase, whose translation is MLLEGKKGLIVGVANKRSIAWSIAEALHREGMRLAFNYQGDRLEENVRSLAATLEGSVVHPCDVTRDDEIDGLFAKVKQDFGRLDALVHCVAFARKEDLDGECLATSREGFKTALDISAYSLVALAQRASSLMEGGGSILALTYLGSEKVVPGYNVMGVAKAALEASIRYLAHDLGKKNIRVNGISSGPISTLAARGVPGFTKMLSIVRERSPLPRNTEPAEVGDAALFLCSPLSRGITGEVIFVDNGYHIMGM
- the gabT gene encoding 4-aminobutyrate--2-oxoglutarate transaminase, with the protein product MTKHIVLKTAIPGPRSQELLRARQAAVPRGPYNITPLFIARGEGAVLEDVDGNRYLDFAGGIGVLNTGHAPKSVVRAIQQQAEKYIHSCFHVTMNEPYIRLAEVMNRITPGSFQKKTFFANSGAEAVENAVKVARNFTRRSAIVCFEDAFHGRTLLAMSLTSKVHPYKDHFGPYAAEIHRMPFSYCYRCPWGKRYPGCNIECGTFLEDFFKRYVDPASVAALIVEPVMGEGGFIMPPQEYYPILVNICRKYDILVIADEVQTGFGRTGKMWACEHWGIEPDILIASKSIAAGLPLSSITGRAEIMDAPMEGSLGGTFGGNPVACAAALAVIETIEKQTLAERAARIGEKVRDRFEALWKKCPSVGNVRGVGAMRAIEFVKDRATKEPAKELVNRIVRLCYERGLIVIGAGTYGNVIRTLMPLVITEEQLEEGLDVLEGAIVEAAQSLQPAPIETRAPAPIGPRPGGEGVTGVV
- a CDS encoding ABC transporter ATP-binding protein, with protein sequence MSLAKTYRAPFARAGVVALRGLDLTVPRGRTFGLLGPNGAGKTTLVKLLLAIAFPTSGRASVLGRPPGDVRAKERIGYLPENHRYPAHLTGEQLLHHFGRLSGLRGGERSRRVETLLRRVRMEEWRSVRVHKYSKGMMQRLGMAQAILNEPDLLILDEPTDGVDPIGRREIRDLLLEQRERGATIFLNSHLLSEVERLCDRVAILKEGVLLREGLVSDLTRPRSAWQIDLRPAAPGVLDAVLSSVPDLRPAAAGLELSGDVPALNRAIDALRSRGLEIVSVLPRRDSLEEVFVRVLEEGEPQ
- a CDS encoding sigma 54-interacting transcriptional regulator, which gives rise to MEPKLAAVAGPRQGTVISLGAVRTGVGRDATNEICLQSMWVSRRHCVFERQGAGVTVTDLGSHNGTFVNGVPVKERPLLHGDQVRIGDSIFLVLLLENEPVPAGAPVELKEQGMVTGSTIELSRTAASRSPAASSPSSGRVERDLSALLRINTAINSIQGVQALERALLESLFEVVPAERGAVLLAGRGSDEIASTFGLEKDAGPVQGIRVSRTIVLRVLRERVSILCNDVRDSDDFGASQSLLGADVHSVLAVPLSFGARPLGVVYLDTSRPKIRFDEGHLELLTAVAGIASVALENARQIEWLEGENRRLRQDAEVSHNMVGEGSAMAAVLGFVAKAAPTDSTVLITGESGTGKELVARALHQNSPRAARPFVAINCAALAETLLESEMFGHERGAFTGAVLQKKGKIEVADGGTLFLDEVGELAPALQAKLLRVLQEHVFERVGGTRPIKVDVRLITATNRDLKEMTRTGGFREDLFYRINVVALEMPTLRARREDIPLLARYFASKYGERCNRRIAGISGGALDCLMRYEWPGNVRELENAIERAVVLGSGEMIRPEDLPESVLEAGPPGGPPVTRYHESLQETKKQLIVKAFKEAGGNYVETARLLDVHPNYLHRLIRNMDLKGLLRK